One Cololabis saira isolate AMF1-May2022 chromosome 18, fColSai1.1, whole genome shotgun sequence genomic region harbors:
- the LOC133418580 gene encoding probable G-protein coupled receptor 139, with protein sequence MEGAGIAALVTVQKVYYPLLCIMGIPANLFTFYMICFRKCGMSNTAIVYLSCLAIVDTFYLVWVILIDLTLTFWILQPFWHSHPWCGILGFLQYGSLYSSSWIVVVFTIERYLVLRSTATKQNFSQAGVTKLTCTAIVLLSHLVSVPMGWINVVTPANLTVDGENVTLPRCRYRDHTFSTVIVWITTFLSGGIPIMLVIVFNYLIGYHLCRTSNLFTKEERRVMYGRSTRSMLKRTILLLGTVSVTFVVLSLPRFVTYCILRTWHNDGNFNRNDYSLAINVAGDVANMLQNLNSTTNFLLYCMVSHRFRRELLQVVTCSAPARELGSLLTFTTMKVFSVAHHKDLPSSNPVTVVLTSLRQKE encoded by the exons ATGGAGGGAGCCGGCATCGCCGCCTTGGTCACCGTTCAGAAGGTCTACTACCCGTTACTTTGCATCATGGGTATTCCAG CAAACCTCTTCACATTCTACATGATCTGTTTCCGTAAATGTGGGATGTCGAACACGGCCATCGTGTACCTGAGCTGCCTGGCCATCGTGGACACCTTCTACCTGGTGTGGGTGATCCTCATCGACCTGACTCTCAccttctggatcctgcagcccTTCTGGCACTCCCACCCCTGGTGCGGCATCCTGGGGTTCCTGCAGTACGGCTCCCTGTACAGCTCCTCGTGGATCGTGGTGGTGTTCACCATCGAGCGCTACCTGGTCCTCCGGAGCACGGCCACCAAACAGAACTTCTCCCAGGCAGGGGTCACTAAACTGACGTGCACGGCCATCGTCCTGCTGTCCCACCTGGTCTCCGTGCCGATGGGCTGGATCAACGTGGTCACTCCCGCCAACCTGACCGTGGACGGGGAGAACGTGACGCTGCCCAGGTGTCGTTACCGCGACCACACCTTTTCCACCGTCATAGTCTGGATAACGACCTTCCTCTCAGGGGGAATCCCCATCATGTTGGTCATCGTCTTCAACTACCTCATCGG GTACCATCTGTGCCGCACCAGCAACCTCTTCACCAAGGAAGAGCGGCGCGTCATGTACGGGCGCAGCACCAGGAGCATGCTGAAGAGGACCATCCTCCTGCTGGGCACCGTCTCCGTGACCTTCGTCGTCCTCAGCCTGCCGCGCTTCGTCACCTACTGCATCCTGAGGACCTGGCACAACGACGGGAACTTCAACAGGAACGACTACAGCCTGGCCATCAACGTGGCGGGGGACGTGGCCAACATGCTGCAGAACCTCAACTCCACCACCAACTTCCTGCTCTACTGCATGGTCAGCCACCGCTTCCGGCGGGAGCTGCTTCAGGTGGTGACCTGCAGCGCCCCGGCCCGCGAGCTGGGCTCTCTCCTCACCTTCACCACCATGAAAGTCTTCTCGGTCGCGCATCACAAGGATCTGCCGTCCAGCAACCCCGTGACTGTGGTGCTAACCAGCCTCCGACAGAAAGAGTAG